The genomic stretch ATTAAAGGAGATTTTCAAACTTAAATTTTCATGCTCAATTCTACTCAATCAGGCATTTCCAAAACTGTAATTTGGTCAATGTCAATTATTTCAGGCCTTGTCGTTGCCAATAATTATTATAACCAACCGTTGTTGGGACTTATTGCAAAAGATTTTTCAGTGAGTGAAAGTGCGGCAGGAAAAATCTCTGTGCTTACACAGCTCGGTTACGCTTTTGGTTTACTGCTAATTGTTCCTTTAGGAGACAAATTTCTAAGGAAAAAATTAATTTTAATTGATCTGGTTTTAGTTTTCGCTGCACTTTTGTGGATGACATTTGCCACAGAATTGTGGATGCTGTACGCTGCAAGTTTATTGATCGGAACGACTTCGGTAATTCCTCAATTATTTGTTCCCATCGCTGCCGAATTATCTTCAGAAAAAGACAAAGCAGCCAATATCGGATTGGTTGTTTCGGGATTGTTATTAGGAATTTTACTTTCCCGTTTTGTAGGTGGAATCGTAGGTGAACTTTGGGGCTGGAGATCTATGTTTGGAATTGCTGCAGGTTTAATGCTTTTGGTCTGGGTTTTTGTGTATAAAATGCTTCCGGAATTACAACCAAATTTCAAAGGAACTTATCTTGAACTGATGAATTCTGTACTGCAATTGGCAAAAACACAACCTGTTTTGCAATTGGCATCTTTTCGTGGCGCGATGGCATTCGGATCGATGTGCGCATTGTTCACAACCTTGGTTTTTCATATGGAAAGACCGCCTTTTGAGGTCGGAGCTTCTGTTGTAGGAAGTTTTGGATTGGCAGGAGCTGTAGGAGCTTTGGCAGCCGCAAAAGTGGGAAGCTTACAAAATAAAATGAGTATCAACCGTATTATTTTATATGCTCTTTTAATCCTGATCGGAAGTTGGGGATTCACTTATTTTGCAGGAAATACATATTGGGGATTAATTATCGGCGTAATTTTGATTGATCTTGGCGTACAATCTAGTCACATTATGAATCAAACCAATTATTTCTTATTGAAAACGAATGCCGTAAATCGTTTGAATACTGTTTATATGGTTTCTTATTTTATTGGTGGTTCGCTTGGGACTTTTTTCGCTTCTCTGGCGTGGCAATATGCACAATGGGAAGGTGTTTGTCTTGTAGGGATTACAATGGGATTGCTGGCATTAATTGCACATATAATTTTCAGTAGAAAAGTAAGTTTAAAATCTAAAATTATTTAATTTTCATGATTACATTCAACTGGTACTATTTGGCTCTGAATAAGTTCTCTGTGCTTTTTCCCCCATTGATCTAGTTGTTTCCAAATGGGAACCAGCTCTTCTGCGATTTCTGTTAATTCATAATCAACTCTTGGAGGAACTTCAGCATAGACGGTTCTTTTGACCAATCCATCTTTTTCCATTTCTCTCAACTGAAGGGTAAGCATTCTTTCGGTTATTCCTGGGATTCTTCTACGAATTTCACTGAAACGCAGTTTTCCATTTTCAAGTTTACATAAAATCAAAAGCTTCCATCTGCCACCGATTTTACATACTGCATACGTCAAATCACATTCTTGCGTAAGATATTGAGCATTAATACTATTCGTTGAGTTTTCTTTTTTTGTTCCCATTACTTACAAATTTGTTAGTACCAAACAATTAGCTGTGTAAAGTGCAAAGTTAGGGTTTCAGATTAATTTTGTGTCATTAATTTTACCTGAAACACTTGGCGCCAATAGAAATCGCTGAATTTATAACTAAAGATTTACAAAAATAAAAACCTATATGAAGAAGTTTGCATACATAGGATGTTTAGGATTTATAGCAGTCATTACAACCGAGTTTGGCGTAATAGGAATTTTACCTCAAATTGCCGAACATTACAAAATCAGTATCGACAAAGCCGGATATTTATTAAGTGCTTTTGCCTTGATTATTGCCCTTACCGGACCTTTCATGACATTACTTACCTCCGGATTCGATCGCAGAAAAGTAATGCTCACAGCAATTTCCATTTTTTTGATTACAGGAATTGTCTCTTCATTATCACCACCTTTTTGGCTTTTAATGATTGTGAGAATACTTCCTGCATTTTTGCAGCCGGTTTATATTGCTACCGCTTTGTCTGTTGCCATATCTAAAGTTGATAAAAAATATGAAAATCAAATGATGAGTATTGTTTTTAGCGGTGTTGCAATTGCGATGGTTACCACAGTTCCTTTTGCCACCTGGCTTTCAAGCTTATATTCGTGGGAATCTTCATTCATCGTTCAGACAATTGTAAGCCTAATTGCTTTATTTGTTATTTACTTTTCATTACCACCCATTCCGGTAAAAGAAAAGAAATCATACGGAAGTCAGTTAACAATATTAGTACAGCCAACATTTATTATCAGTACGGCAATGAATTTTTTCATGATCACAGCATGGTTTTCCACATACAGTTATTTTGCAGATTACCTTAATAAAGCCAAAGGAATGGATATGACCATGATAAGTTATATGCTCTTTTTATTTGGAATTATCGGAGTATTTGCCAATTGGGTTGCCGGGAAAATGCTAGGGAAAAGCATCGTGAAAACAACAGCTTTTTTTCTTTCAGGAACTATTTTAATACCTGTTTTGTTGTATTTTTCAGAAGAAAACTTCGTTGCCAATATTCTTGTGATCGGAATATGGGGCTTTCTCTATTCTCCGAGTTTTCTCAACGCTTCAACCTACATGATTTCGTCTGTTCCTCAATCTATGGAATTTGCCAACAGTCTCGCTACATCATTCGGAAATTTAGGTGTTACATTAGGAACGACTTTAGGTGGATTTATGATTGTAAATAAAGGCGTTGAATATAATCCCTGGATAAGTCTTGTTTTTGGAGTTCTTGCTTTCTTAATGATAATTTTAAGAAAAATAGTAGAGAAAAAACACAAAACATTACAATTATGCAAAGAATAAATCGGCTTAATTTTTTACAATCCGGCAGATAGGCTAACTTTGACAAGCTAATGATTTTGATAATTCAATTTTTTAACTCATGTTTTTCTTGGTAAAAAAAAGAATCATTATTATTAATTTATTAAAATTTAAAAATATGAAAATAGAAATCTGGTCAGATGTGATGTGTCCGTTTTGCTATATTGGAAAGAAAAATTTTGAACAGGCTTTAGAAAATTTGCCCTTCAAAGATGAAGTAAAAGTAGAGTGGAAGAGCTTTCAGCTTGACCCAACTTTAGAGCATTCTGAAACAAAAACAACGGCAGAATATTTCAGAGAGAAAAAAGGTTTCCCGGAAGAGCAGGCAAAACAAATGACTAATCAGGTAATACAGATGGGAAAAGCTTCAGGAATTGATTTTAATTTCGAAAAAGCTTTGATTACCAATACGTTTACTGCTCATAAACTTCTTCATTTAGCTAAAAAATATAACAAATCTTCAGAAATGGAGGAGGAGTTGTTTAAAGCTCATTTTCTGGATGGGAAAAATGTGGGCGACATTGATACGCTTGTTTCTTTGGCCGTTTCTTTGGGCATTGACGCTGAAGAATCAAAAAGATCTTTACAGTCTGAAGAATTTGATTACGAAATCAATCAGGATATTTTGGAAGCCAGAAACAATGGGATTTCTGGAGTTCCATTTTTTATTTTGAATGGTAAATATGGCGTGTCGGGCGCACAACCTGCAGAAGTTTTAAAAAATGCCCTGACACAAACTTACGAAGAAACGGTTGTTCCTTTTAAAGATAATACGCAAAACAATCTTTCTTGTGATGCAGATGGTTGTTCAATTTAACATAATATAGTCATGATTACATTAAATAAAGAATTGAGCTATCCAATTTCCGAAACTCTTTTTGTTTTTGCATTAGATTCAGAAGCAGGAAAAGTATTTGATCACACCCGAAAATCAATTACCGGAATAGGAAAAGTAAATGCAGCCATTGCATTAACAAAAGCAATTCACGAAAAAAAACCAAAACTGATTGTCAATCTTGGTTCAGCAGGCGGTTACGGCTTTAAAAAAGGAGACGTAATTTGCTGTACCAAATTTATCCAGAGAGACATGGATGCCCAAGGTTTAGGTTTCAAGAAATTTGAGACTCCACTTTCAGGTATTCCTATAATTTTGGAAAACGGACTGAAAATGGATCATCTGAAAGAAGGAATTTGTGGAAGTGGTGACAGTTTTGAGATGAATCACATCAATACAGAATACAATGTTATCGATATGGAAGCTTATCCTTTATCGTTGATTGCGATGCAGGAAAACATACCTTTTCTATGTTTAAAATATATTTCGGATGATGCAGGAAGCGATGCAGCAGATGATTGGTCGGTTCAGGTACATCTTGCTTCAGAAGCATTTAAGCACATATTATTTACAGAAGTATAAAATTTAAACCAATCTAAAATTAAAATATGAAAGCAATTATTTTAGAAAATGCAGGCGGAACAGAAAATTTAAAACTTACGGGAATAGAAAAACCAACTATTAAACAAGGTGAAGTTTTAGTTGAAGTAAAATCAATAAGTATCAATCCAATAGACGTAAAAACCCGTTCAGGCAAAGGAGCTTTTCAAAAATTGAAAGACGAAAATCCTTTGATTTTAGGTTGGGATATATCTGGAATTGTAGTTGAAACCAATTCTTCGAAGTTTAAAATGAATGACGAAGTTTTTGGAATGATTAATTTTCCCGGACATGGAAAAGCCTATTCTCAGTTTGCCACTGCTTCTGAAAATCATATTTTTTTTAAACCAAAAAACATCAATTTTGAAGAAGCTGCAGCAACAAGTTTAGCAGCGTTAACCGCTTTTCAGGCAATTGAAAAAGCTGAACTGAAAGAAGGTCAAAACGTTTTGATTCATGCAGGATCGGGTGGAGTCGGGCATTTTGCAGTTCAGATCGCAAAATATTTGGGAGCTTCTGTAACTGGAACTTCATCTGCCAAAAACAAAGAATTTGTTTTGAGTTTAGGAGCAGATCAACATATTGATTATAAAAATTATGATTGGGAAAATTCCGAAGAAAAGTTTGATTTTATTTTAGATACTATCGGTGGTGAAAATATTGATTATTCTGTGAAAGTTCTGAAAGAAGGAGGGATTCTGATTAGTATTCCAAGTGGCTTGAATGAAGATGTTGAAGAAAAAGCAGCTTCTGTAAAAGGAAAAGGATTTAAAATGATAGTTCAATCTGATGGAAATGATATGCAAAAACTCGCTGAACTGTTAGAAAAAGGATTTTTAAAGCCTCATATTTATAAAACATATCACTTCAAAGAAATGTCTGATGCTCATGAAGAATTGGAAAAGGGGAGAACGGTAGGGAAAATTGTGGTAAATTTTTAGAAATAAAAGATTAAATCGATCAACACAAATGAATTATGGAAAATATTTCTGAGATAATATCGCATTTTAATTTTACCCAAACCAGAAAATCTAAACAGTATTTAGCATCATTTTTCAATCAAAAAAGCTTTAACAAAAATCAAACTTTATACACTCAGCAAAAGCTGAAGATGTTTTTAGAAAACTTCCAGCTTATCAATGATTATAAGAGTAGTGAAAATATCGTTTCATCGATTCAAAAGTTTTTAGGTGAGGTTAACACCGACAATTATAATCTGTTGACAAAAATTATGTACAGAGAGTTTTTCAACCAAACCAATAATAATATTGCTTTGTTTATTGAGTTTTTTTATCGTTTTGGGGTTATGTTAAAAAACTTTCAGAAATCAGACTGTTGTAAAGATTATTCTGACGAGATTGATAAGTATACTCAATTTATCGATTCTTTATCTGTAAATGAATATCACCATAAAGTCTTGGATTTCAAACAAAGAAAAAATATCTTAACCACAATAGAAGCTGAAGTTAAAAACGGAAATTTTATTTCATTCTGGAATTTTTTCTACATGTTTGATGTTTATTCAAGCATCGCAAAAGGAATAAAACAAAACAATTTAAAATTTCCTCAATTTAATTCTGATGCCAGTTTTACGATTGAGCATTTTTATCATTTAGACTTAAAAAATGCGGTTCAAAATACTATTGAAGTAAAGGAGAACAATACAATTATATTTACAGGAGCCAACATGTCCGGAAAATCAACCGCCATGAAATCGATAAGCATTATTGTTTTGCTTGCTCATTTAGGAGTTGCTGTTCCGGCTGAGAATTGTAATATTCCGTTTTATGAAAGTATATTTTTGCATTTTTCTGTAAACGATAATCTGAAAGAAGGTTACAGCCATTTTATGCAGGAAATCGTAAATCTGAAAAATGTACTTCAAGAGTTGAAAACAAAAAACTGTTTTGTCGTCTTCGACGAAATATTTAATGGAACCAATATTAATGATGCTGCCAAAATAACGGTCGATACTATTGAAGGATTATCTAAATACGAAAATTCAATGTTTATTTTTTCAACACATTTAAATCTGATAGAAAATTATTTAGTGAACAATAAAAATATTATGTTGCTACATTTGGAATCTTTTCTTACAGAGAATAATTTAACATTTACTTATAAGCTAAAAGAAGGCTGGTCTAAAATGGAAATCGGAAAAATACTTTTTGATAAGCACGGATTAAATGATCTATTAAAACAAAATTATCAATAAAACCTACACATGAAGAACTATATATTTCTGGCATTTGCGATACTTTTCGAATCTGTCGCAACATCTTTTTTAAAAGCATCTGAAGGATTTACAAAACCTTTGCAAAGTGTAATTTTTGTCGTAGCAATGTCAGCTTCATTTTATTTGCTCACACACGCCATAAAAGTTATTCCAATCGGAATTGCGTATGCAATTTGGTCGGCCGTGGGAATCGTTTTAATTTCTTTGGTTGGGTATTTTGTTTATAAACAAACTCTTGATCTTCCTGCAATACTTGGAATTCTTTTGATTATAATCGGAGTAGTGATTATCAATATATTTTCAAAATCGGCATCTCATTAATTTGAAGATGAAAGTTGAATGTATCTAAACTTGAAAAAATATCCAATTTAACATAATGTAAATTATAGGACTTTTGGAAAAATGAAGATACAGATGTATATTAATGTTTAATAAAAACACAAATTACAATGTATCAAATTGCACCTTACGACTTATCAAAGTCATTTAAATTTATTCCTGAAAAGAAAAAGTATTGTTTACTTTTCGAACTTGGCAACACCGTAGAATTTACCAGCAAGCGAAAAGCTTTTGATTTTATCGCTAAACTTTCACATTTATTTGTTGAAACGTTGGCAATCTCTGAAATGGTCAACAATACAATAAGTTCGTTTAGTTTTCACATTAAACCATTACGCAAGTCAAATAATGATTTATACAACATTTACCATAATAATTCTGCGGATATTTTTGAGTTAATAAGAGATTTAAAATTCTATCAGAATGTAAAAATCGAATTGTATCAGATTGTAATGAGATTTAATAGATTGATTAATTTGATTGTTCAGAACTGTAAAATTCTTAATAAAAAAAATTATAATTGTGTAGTCCCATATCAATTGATTATAGAAAAGTCCGCTAAATGTTTGTGGAAAATAATTGAGAATGCCGCTTATCATTATGAGAACAAAAAATTAACATTGTTTCTACTTTAAAAATCTGCTTATGTTTTACCAATTATCACGGTTAGGCTTTGCAGAGATAAAGCAAAACGGTTACAGGTCACAGTTCTCGGGAAGTTCAAAATATAAATGTTGGAATAATACTCTATTTGATAAAGTGAAAAATTCTGACACAGATGTTATTGAAAAGATGGAAAATGAGGCGAAAAACGCTACTGATAAAGAAAAAGAGATAAGATATTATGGATTGAGAAAAAATAAAATAAGAAATAAAATATTAAATTTCTTTTCGCTGAATAAATCTAAAAAATTCTGTGCGTTCTATACAATTACTTTTCCGCTTAATATCAATGATGATTTAGCTTATCAATTGTTAAATACTTGGTTAACTCGCTGTAGAAAATCCGAAGGTCTAAAGTCTTATCTTTGGGTTGCTGAACGTCAGAAAAACAATACTTTGCACTTTCATTTAATAACTAATAATTACATGAAAATTGGTGTGGTAAATGATTTTATGAAGGAATGTTTACGAACTCAAAAAAACAAAGGAAAATTAGTATGTCGGAACAATATTATAAATAAATATAATGGCGTAGACGTAGATAATTTGTATCAAAGTAAAAGAAGAAATAACAAAAATGAAAGATTGGATAAAGTAGAAAGCATGCGTAAATTGTCTATGTACTTAACAAAATATATTACAAAAAACGAAACAAAATCAGTTCGTTTGCCGTGGCATTGTTCCCGAGATATTTCCGCATTATTTATATCTATAAATTATCAAGATGTTTCAAGTTTAGAAATAGCAAATTTAATTTCTGATAATCCAGATGCTGTAGTTTCTTATCATGAGGATTTTTTTTCTATGCATTATTTTAGGTTTATTCCAGATGATTTCTATTTTGCTGATTTAATTAATATTAATAATTCGGTGTACGAAAACTTTCATCCGAATTAATTTATATATTTGAAAAAACCTTTAAGATGAAAAATAAAACCACTCTCCTATTAATTCTGCTTGTGTTTTCAGTGTTTGGAAATATTTATTTATTTACGGAAAACAAAAAAATGAAAGTTGCAGATCAAAAAAAGTTAAAAATTTTTACAGAAGTTTCGGACAGTTTGTCATACTTTCGAATGCAAAGAGATTCTACATTATTATCTCAGCATTAGTACGTTTTGTCATGATTGCACGTTGCCGTGCATATTGCCATCACGTAGCCAAAACTCGCCGCCCAGCCTTGTACCCTTTCGGCTCAAACAATTGTCTACAGCCGCCTCGTGCGCTGGTTGTATTGCGCATAGGCCAACGCTTCCAACGCTAATGCCCCGCAAAGTTACATAATAGACATTATACGCAAAGTGCCAGCGCTAGCCGTTGCCTTCCACTTCGTTACTGGCAAACCCTCACCATTTTTGCCTATAATGTGATATTATGCAAAATTGCTCTCTTGCAACGTGCAAAGCCCTTTTGCCCCTCTCCTTTTTCCTTTCTTTCCCTTCCTGAATGGCACACCGTGCGCCTACACATGGCATTTTGACAACATACAGCATTTTCCGCACACAGCAATAGTTCATTTCATCTGTACATCTTCACTTTGTTGCAGAAGTACAGCTATTGCCTTAGTGCGGAAAAATGCTGTGCCACAGCTAAAAAAATGCCATGTTCCGGTAGGTATTCCCTTTGGTCATGGTTTTATATTTTTTAAAAAAAGAAAAATAAAAAAAAAAATATTTGGAATTGTGACAATTTGTCATATATTTGAAATGACAAAATGGCAGTATTATGAAAGATTTAATTTTCAAATGGTTTTTAGGATTCTTAGAAAGAATTTTATCCGATTTAGTGGATGACGGAAAAATTAACGGTTCTGTGAAAGCGGAAATTTTGAAAAAAATAACCGAATAACTCCGAATCAACTCCGTTTGTCGCATTCGATTTTTATACGTCAGGTAGTGAAAGGTTTAATTTAAAAAATATATTATGGCAATAATTAGTGGTGCATTGTTTAGTCAAGCAAAAGGTAGTGTAGGTAATTTAACATTAAGTACACAAAAAGGTAGAGTAATAATGAAGTCTAAAGCTAGTGTAGTATCGAATCCGAATACATCAGCTCAGCAAAGACAAAGAGCATTTATTTCGAAGGCTGTTATAGCTTGGAAATTATTAGGTAACGTTTTAAAAAGTGGCATAACTTCTTTAGTTCAATACGGTAGTCAATATAATACATATGTATCTAAGAATGCACAGCATTTTACGACCGCAATGTTTGATATTAATTCAATGGCTGGTGGTGACTTGATTGGTTCTTTTGCTACTATAGGCGCAAGAGGTGAGTTATCCTATTCGCTTGTAAGCAAAGACACAGATTCTGTTACATTATCTATCAATAATTCTACATTGAAGAATACGGCAAATATTGGTGATGTACTTAAACTTGTAATTGGTGATACAGCTGCAGCAGAGTTTTCATATTCCGAATTAGAAATTACGCAATCAATGTTAGAAAATGCTGTTACAACTGTAACATTTAACGATTTATCTCTTCCTTTTGATAGCATGTTAGTTTCCACTTTATGGTCTGAAAGTTCAGATATGACCCAGTCAAATACTTCGAAGTTTAAACTTCTATTATCTTAGTTTTTCTTGGTTTTATGGTTTTGGCGGTTACGGTTATTTTCTGTGACCGCTTTTGTTTATACATATTTAGATTTTATAGTTTATTTATTATGAATAGTTTAGATAGGCACGATATCGATAATGTTTGTCTACGGATTTTAGAAAATGTCCGTAGAGATTATAATTATTACTATCCTCATGTTTACTTTATGTATCATTACGGTGTCAGAATTGGTGAAGTGTTTTATAACAGAATAGTTTATGATGCCAAGCAAGAAAGGTTAATAGTTGATCCACAGAAGAATAATAATAACAGAATCGAAAAGATTAAAGATGCGAATACTTTAAAACTTTTAGAAAGTTTGCACATGTCTAGCGATCTTAATTGGATGAATATCAGGAATTTACAAAGAATTATTGATAAAGTCAATCCCGTTGGAAAATTAATGTGTGGTAATAAAAAGATAGGCGCACACTTATTCCGTCATAATTGGATAAGAAAGCAGTTAATATTCGGGCATCAGTTCGATACAATTAATGCAATGTTGGGCTACACAAAACAGACGGTTGCAGATACATATTTAGTAGCAAAGATTTATTATTAATTCA from Chryseobacterium indoltheticum encodes the following:
- a CDS encoding MFS transporter, producing the protein MSIISGLVVANNYYNQPLLGLIAKDFSVSESAAGKISVLTQLGYAFGLLLIVPLGDKFLRKKLILIDLVLVFAALLWMTFATELWMLYAASLLIGTTSVIPQLFVPIAAELSSEKDKAANIGLVVSGLLLGILLSRFVGGIVGELWGWRSMFGIAAGLMLLVWVFVYKMLPELQPNFKGTYLELMNSVLQLAKTQPVLQLASFRGAMAFGSMCALFTTLVFHMERPPFEVGASVVGSFGLAGAVGALAAAKVGSLQNKMSINRIILYALLILIGSWGFTYFAGNTYWGLIIGVILIDLGVQSSHIMNQTNYFLLKTNAVNRLNTVYMVSYFIGGSLGTFFASLAWQYAQWEGVCLVGITMGLLALIAHIIFSRKVSLKSKII
- a CDS encoding NADP-dependent oxidoreductase — its product is MKAIILENAGGTENLKLTGIEKPTIKQGEVLVEVKSISINPIDVKTRSGKGAFQKLKDENPLILGWDISGIVVETNSSKFKMNDEVFGMINFPGHGKAYSQFATASENHIFFKPKNINFEEAAATSLAALTAFQAIEKAELKEGQNVLIHAGSGGVGHFAVQIAKYLGASVTGTSSAKNKEFVLSLGADQHIDYKNYDWENSEEKFDFILDTIGGENIDYSVKVLKEGGILISIPSGLNEDVEEKAASVKGKGFKMIVQSDGNDMQKLAELLEKGFLKPHIYKTYHFKEMSDAHEELEKGRTVGKIVVNF
- a CDS encoding winged helix-turn-helix transcriptional regulator yields the protein MGTKKENSTNSINAQYLTQECDLTYAVCKIGGRWKLLILCKLENGKLRFSEIRRRIPGITERMLTLQLREMEKDGLVKRTVYAEVPPRVDYELTEIAEELVPIWKQLDQWGKKHRELIQSQIVPVECNHEN
- a CDS encoding DUF6266 family protein — translated: MAIISGALFSQAKGSVGNLTLSTQKGRVIMKSKASVVSNPNTSAQQRQRAFISKAVIAWKLLGNVLKSGITSLVQYGSQYNTYVSKNAQHFTTAMFDINSMAGGDLIGSFATIGARGELSYSLVSKDTDSVTLSINNSTLKNTANIGDVLKLVIGDTAAAEFSYSELEITQSMLENAVTTVTFNDLSLPFDSMLVSTLWSESSDMTQSNTSKFKLLLS
- a CDS encoding MFS transporter — translated: MKKFAYIGCLGFIAVITTEFGVIGILPQIAEHYKISIDKAGYLLSAFALIIALTGPFMTLLTSGFDRRKVMLTAISIFLITGIVSSLSPPFWLLMIVRILPAFLQPVYIATALSVAISKVDKKYENQMMSIVFSGVAIAMVTTVPFATWLSSLYSWESSFIVQTIVSLIALFVIYFSLPPIPVKEKKSYGSQLTILVQPTFIISTAMNFFMITAWFSTYSYFADYLNKAKGMDMTMISYMLFLFGIIGVFANWVAGKMLGKSIVKTTAFFLSGTILIPVLLYFSEENFVANILVIGIWGFLYSPSFLNASTYMISSVPQSMEFANSLATSFGNLGVTLGTTLGGFMIVNKGVEYNPWISLVFGVLAFLMIILRKIVEKKHKTLQLCKE
- a CDS encoding MutS-related protein, encoding MENISEIISHFNFTQTRKSKQYLASFFNQKSFNKNQTLYTQQKLKMFLENFQLINDYKSSENIVSSIQKFLGEVNTDNYNLLTKIMYREFFNQTNNNIALFIEFFYRFGVMLKNFQKSDCCKDYSDEIDKYTQFIDSLSVNEYHHKVLDFKQRKNILTTIEAEVKNGNFISFWNFFYMFDVYSSIAKGIKQNNLKFPQFNSDASFTIEHFYHLDLKNAVQNTIEVKENNTIIFTGANMSGKSTAMKSISIIVLLAHLGVAVPAENCNIPFYESIFLHFSVNDNLKEGYSHFMQEIVNLKNVLQELKTKNCFVVFDEIFNGTNINDAAKITVDTIEGLSKYENSMFIFSTHLNLIENYLVNNKNIMLLHLESFLTENNLTFTYKLKEGWSKMEIGKILFDKHGLNDLLKQNYQ
- a CDS encoding DsbA family oxidoreductase, giving the protein MKIEIWSDVMCPFCYIGKKNFEQALENLPFKDEVKVEWKSFQLDPTLEHSETKTTAEYFREKKGFPEEQAKQMTNQVIQMGKASGIDFNFEKALITNTFTAHKLLHLAKKYNKSSEMEEELFKAHFLDGKNVGDIDTLVSLAVSLGIDAEESKRSLQSEEFDYEINQDILEARNNGISGVPFFILNGKYGVSGAQPAEVLKNALTQTYEETVVPFKDNTQNNLSCDADGCSI
- a CDS encoding rolling circle replication-associated protein codes for the protein MFYQLSRLGFAEIKQNGYRSQFSGSSKYKCWNNTLFDKVKNSDTDVIEKMENEAKNATDKEKEIRYYGLRKNKIRNKILNFFSLNKSKKFCAFYTITFPLNINDDLAYQLLNTWLTRCRKSEGLKSYLWVAERQKNNTLHFHLITNNYMKIGVVNDFMKECLRTQKNKGKLVCRNNIINKYNGVDVDNLYQSKRRNNKNERLDKVESMRKLSMYLTKYITKNETKSVRLPWHCSRDISALFISINYQDVSSLEIANLISDNPDAVVSYHEDFFSMHYFRFIPDDFYFADLININNSVYENFHPN
- a CDS encoding 5'-methylthioadenosine/S-adenosylhomocysteine nucleosidase family protein, encoding MITLNKELSYPISETLFVFALDSEAGKVFDHTRKSITGIGKVNAAIALTKAIHEKKPKLIVNLGSAGGYGFKKGDVICCTKFIQRDMDAQGLGFKKFETPLSGIPIILENGLKMDHLKEGICGSGDSFEMNHINTEYNVIDMEAYPLSLIAMQENIPFLCLKYISDDAGSDAADDWSVQVHLASEAFKHILFTEV
- a CDS encoding DMT family transporter; translation: MKNYIFLAFAILFESVATSFLKASEGFTKPLQSVIFVVAMSASFYLLTHAIKVIPIGIAYAIWSAVGIVLISLVGYFVYKQTLDLPAILGILLIIIGVVIINIFSKSASH